GGCGCAAGATTCAGCTTGAGGGAGTGGTTAGGGTTTTGGAAGGGGTTGTGTTCTAGTACGTGGAGGTGGAGGAGATTCTTGAACggagagagaaggaagagaatttGGAGTCACAAAGGTGAAGGAGATTCGTGAACGGAGATGGAAGGGAGAGAATTTGGAGTCGCAGAGGTGGAGGAGATTCATGAACGAAGAGGGAAGGGAGAGAATTTGGAGTAATTGTATAGTGGAAGGACGATGGTGCGAATGAGTGGGTGACTCAGCAGCGTTTTcttagaaccgaggcatatagcaACGTTTTCTACCTCAGTCTCCTGAGTAACCGAGGTATATAGCAACGTTTTCTACTTCGGTCTCCTGAGTAACCGAGTCATTATACTCCTTGAAAAGCGGTTGTGTTAAAACCAAGGCATACAACAGCGTTTTCTACTACAGTCTCTTGAGTAACTAAGGCAGTATACTTCTTGTATAGCGGTTGTCttaaaaccgaggcatatggTGTCTTAAATATTACAACATTGTCACCGTATTTtaatacgcttcggtttttcGAAAACCGAAACGTAATGGACAATTTAAAATACCGATTTTGCATTAGTGAATGTCTCACAATTAATGTAAGATTTAAAGAATACTAGTGTGTTATTCAAACACAATGTTTGAGCTACGAATTTGACAGTATTTTTGTTCTTGATCACTTTATTCTGATCTTCAACTGgaaagattttttaaatatagagtTGAGAAAAAGAGCTCTTGCAAACAATTTTGTACTCGTTGAGGGACTTCACTTcaaatttttgtcttttaagaCTTCATATGTTCACGTATGAATgtagaaatatattaaatacacTCCACATGAAATTAAATACTTATCTATTCTTTAAATAACATTATGATAGCTAACAGTAAGCCTCGATTAGAGAACTTTCAACTAAAGTAAAGTAAAACATAGATTATACAAGACAAATAATCTTTCTAAATTACATGAATTATGTCATAATATATATTGGCGTGAAACACCTTATAGAgtgtctttaaaaaaaaatatattgacttCTATTCATGAGATCTTCTtagtaaatgtaaaaaaattctCTGCAATAAGAAATAAACTCATAAGATTTTAATTACGCAGAACTTTGACTTAAATTATTATGTGCATGTAATGAAGcaaatagaaatatttatatttatatttatattttaaggaCCAAAAATAAAGGTTATCTAGAATAGTGATTCAACTCTCACAATAATATTCAAATGTTGGGTAGCTGTCATCAATCAATATTCAACGGATAACTGAAAATATACAGATCTTATTCAATAGTTTCCGCAAAACAACAGGTCACACATGGCGGCGCGGTTTGTAAAGTGGCGTAACAGACAAAGTAGCAGAGTCAACACCGAACAGTTATTGTAGCACATTATCATTCTATTCTTTACAATTTCGCAGTGTGCAGAGAAATGGCCATTGCTCTTATCTGCAACCTTTTATTACTCTTTTCTCAGATTTGCAGTGCAGCTGTGACCATCACCCAGCTCGAGCCACTCTCCGACAACGGCACCACCTTGGTTTCCAAGGAGGGAACCTTCGAGTTGGGTTTCTTCAGTCCAGGGAGTTCCAATAACCGCTACATCGGAATCTGGTACAAAAACATCGCTGTCAGAACAGTGGTTTGGGTGGCCAACCGCGACAATCCACTCACAcacaacaacatcaacaattcaagaacaaacaagttgGTCGTAAGCCAAGAAGGAAACCTCGTACTTTTCAGCCAGAACGAGACTCTTGTTTGGTCTGCAAATGCAACGAAGAAGGTTCCGAATCCAATTCTGCAGCTTTTGGATTCTGGAAACTTGGTTCTAACAGATGCAAATGAAGAGACTGTTTTTCTGTGGCAGAGCTTTGACTTTCCTTGTGACAAGCTGTTACCAGGTAGGAGGATGAAATGAAATAACAACATACATAATTAATCTGTTATTATTGTATGGGAAAAATTTaaaccaaatttattttaacttttttcactTAAATGGATTTAAAACAGAGTAATGGAgtagatttgaaaataaatttttttgttatttatttaaataaagttgaaagtaagtgagaatgaatttgaaaacaaGTTTATGataattagtataggatttgataaatttactttcaaatttattctctattacttctaaattcactcaaataaataacaacaaaatttatctttaaatcttctcaaattgattcaatcatCCTCTTTCAAATCAATTCAAGTAAACAAAGCctagatttttcaaaatctttattatttcttaatatatctCCTTAGATTAAATCAATTATACTTTATTAGCATAAACTGAATCATTAACGTGTCcgtatttttatcatattattttatttcattaatttaaaacaactgTTGTAATGATAtacactaattttaaatttaatatatttttcaacatatatccatttttttcatctcgttttattttaagattgaaatattatttaacaaatttgaatttaaagttaattaaaatgagGACAAATGAGATGTCAAAAAAACAGATAAAACATTACAAGTTTGAGAGAATATTAGGTTTTAATAACAGttatttaatagaaaataaataaaccatttttttatatagtgcTAGGAAAACACAATTCTTAAGTTGTAAATAACATAATaagatgaaaattatattttaaaatgattccTGGTGCTACATAAGTTGAAAGAAGTGTAGAAATTGTAGTGTAGTTTCGTTTGTTAAACTccttcaaaacaaattttatgaattaaattcTTTAATGCATCTTTTGAGTCAAGATCATTTACAGAATTTTGTGTGTTATTCCTTTATTGTATTGATAGTATATTTTAAAGACTTTTAGTGTATTGGTAgtatgttttgaaaaaataacaatatcaaaaattcaaattttcaaactttaatatcaaagttatataaaaaaccaaaaatttaatgaaaaaaatcaaatttcaaaactttgatgtAAGTTAAATAAAAGACCAAAAACttaataaagaattaaatttcaaaccttaaatataagtatatatgTGACCAAAAATTTAATAGAGAATTCAAATTTCAATCTTTAATATAAGATGTATATAAGATGAAAATTATGCTTTAAAATGATTTGCAAAGATAGTTCAGTTGAAAATTATGATCAGATTAAGTTGAGTTAAactcttttaaattattaaaaatcttaattgattagatataaaattaatatataaataaatacaaatatcattttatcaGGTGagttgagttaagtttaaaatatctttctaaaaaaaatcaaaatttacaaatgtaatttaatttttcttatgaaTTTTTGATATTGTCTTTCTTTAATATCAGTTTttcttatgaaaaaaatatataaaaatggataacataaaagaaaacacaatCTAAATTTGGAATTTTGGCAGTACGATGATTTTAGGTTTGTTGTGATAATATGAACAGGGATGAAGCTGGGGTGGGACTTAAAAAGTGGTCTTAACAGGAAACTAACAGCTTGGAAAGCATGGGATGATCCATCTTCTGGGGATTTCACATGGGGAGTGGAGTTAGGAAGCAACCCTGACATCGTGATGAGGAAGGGTGAAACGGAGTACTTTAGGACAGGACCCTACACTGGGAACATGTTCAGTGGGGTATACGGTCCCAGGAACAACCCACTCTACGATTACGTTTTCGTCAACAACAAAGACCAAGTGTATTTCAGATACACCCTCAAAAACGCTTCCGTCATCTCCATAATCGTCATGAACCAAACCCTTTATCTTCGCCACCGTGTTACGTGGATTCCGGAGGCCAAAGCTTGGACCATTTACCAGTCCCTCCCGATAGACAGTTGCGACGTCTACAACACTTGTGGATCCAACGGAAAGTGTGCCATTGCAGGATCACCCATTTGCCAGTGCTTGGATGGCTTCGTCCCGAAATCGTCTCAGCAGTGGAATGCCATGGATTGGAGAGAAGGGTGTGTGCGGAGTGCAGAGTGGAAGTGTGGGGTGAAAGACAGAGATGGGTTTCGCAGATTTGCGACTATGAAATTGCCCAACAGCACAGGTTCTTGGGTGAATGGAAGTATGACGCTTGAGGAATGTAGGAATAGGTGTTTGGCGAATTGTTCTTGCACTGCTTATTCGAATTTGGACACCAGAGGAGGAGGTTCTGGCTGCTCTATTTGGTTTGCGGATCTTTTTGATCTCAGACTTATAGAAAGTGGACAAGATTTGTATGTTCGAATTGCCACTTCCGATACAGGTACATGTACCTCTGTCTTTTCAACTTTATATTcttcttaatttcattatttttaattaaatttataacagGGTTAAACTTGTTCTttgtaaaaattgaaattaatcttttgttttttaaatttttacttaatttaattttttaaatttagaaatatgtgaatttttttttaactaaattttattaaatttatttaatataaagttttgaagaagaataaattccaaaagtaaaaattaagggtaaaaatatatttaatcttttta
The Vigna angularis cultivar LongXiaoDou No.4 chromosome 5, ASM1680809v1, whole genome shotgun sequence genome window above contains:
- the LOC108339770 gene encoding G-type lectin S-receptor-like serine/threonine-protein kinase At4g27290 isoform X3; amino-acid sequence: MAIALICNLLLLFSQICSAAVTITQLEPLSDNGTTLVSKEGTFELGFFSPGSSNNRYIGIWYKNIAVRTVVWVANRDNPLTHNNINNSRTNKLVVSQEGNLVLFSQNETLVWSANATKKVPNPILQLLDSGNLVLTDANEETVFLWQSFDFPCDKLLPGMKLGWDLKSGLNRKLTAWKAWDDPSSGDFTWGVELGSNPDIVMRKGETEYFRTGPYTGNMFSGVYGPRNNPLYDYVFVNNKDQVYFRYTLKNASVISIIVMNQTLYLRHRVTWIPEAKAWTIYQSLPIDSCDVYNTCGSNGKCAIAGSPICQCLDGFVPKSSQQWNAMDWREGCVRSAEWKCGVKDRDGFRRFATMKLPNSTGSWVNGSMTLEECRNRCLANCSCTAYSNLDTRGGGSGCSIWFADLFDLRLIESGQDLYVRIATSDTDGKHGRRKKVIAVASAVASLVFLMLLTFCIYMTKRRYKGKMKTKMATVDKNEGKQEDLELPFFDLATLVKATNNFSIENKLGEGGFGPVYKGTLVDGQEIAIKRLSRSSGQGLKEFRNEVILCAKLQHRNLVKVIGYCIEQEEKMLLYEYMPNKSLDLIIFDTYQSKFLDWQMRFSILNAIARGLLYLHQDSRLRIIHRDLKLSNILLDNDMNPKISDFGLARICGSDQVEGSTSIIVGTQHGVCGKRVLQSN
- the LOC108339770 gene encoding G-type lectin S-receptor-like serine/threonine-protein kinase At4g27290 isoform X2, which encodes MAIALICNLLLLFSQICSAAVTITQLEPLSDNGTTLVSKEGTFELGFFSPGSSNNRYIGIWYKNIAVRTVVWVANRDNPLTHNNINNSRTNKLVVSQEGNLVLFSQNETLVWSANATKKVPNPILQLLDSGNLVLTDANEETVFLWQSFDFPCDKLLPGMKLGWDLKSGLNRKLTAWKAWDDPSSGDFTWGVELGSNPDIVMRKGETEYFRTGPYTGNMFSGVYGPRNNPLYDYVFVNNKDQVYFRYTLKNASVISIIVMNQTLYLRHRVTWIPEAKAWTIYQSLPIDSCDVYNTCGSNGKCAIAGSPICQCLDGFVPKSSQQWNAMDWREGCVRSAEWKCGVKDRDGFRRFATMKLPNSTGSWVNGSMTLEECRNRCLANCSCTAYSNLDTRGGGSGCSIWFADLFDLRLIESGQDLYVRIATSDTDGKHGRRKKVIAVASAVASLVFLMLLTFCIYMTKRRYKDTYQSKFLDWQMRFSILNAIARGLLYLHQDSRLRIIHRDLKLSNILLDNDMNPKISDFGLARICGSDQVEGSTSIIVGTHGYMAPEYAIDGLFSTKSDVFSFGVLLLEILSGKKNRAFTLQDNNHNLIDHAWSLWKEGTPEQLIDACLENSYDVFEVVRCIQIGLLCLQHHPNDRPNMTLVVVMLTSKNVLPEPKEPGFLIRRISKEEDSSNRQTSSSVNEASISLLNAR
- the LOC108339770 gene encoding G-type lectin S-receptor-like serine/threonine-protein kinase At4g27290 isoform X1, with the translated sequence MAIALICNLLLLFSQICSAAVTITQLEPLSDNGTTLVSKEGTFELGFFSPGSSNNRYIGIWYKNIAVRTVVWVANRDNPLTHNNINNSRTNKLVVSQEGNLVLFSQNETLVWSANATKKVPNPILQLLDSGNLVLTDANEETVFLWQSFDFPCDKLLPGMKLGWDLKSGLNRKLTAWKAWDDPSSGDFTWGVELGSNPDIVMRKGETEYFRTGPYTGNMFSGVYGPRNNPLYDYVFVNNKDQVYFRYTLKNASVISIIVMNQTLYLRHRVTWIPEAKAWTIYQSLPIDSCDVYNTCGSNGKCAIAGSPICQCLDGFVPKSSQQWNAMDWREGCVRSAEWKCGVKDRDGFRRFATMKLPNSTGSWVNGSMTLEECRNRCLANCSCTAYSNLDTRGGGSGCSIWFADLFDLRLIESGQDLYVRIATSDTDGKHGRRKKVIAVASAVASLVFLMLLTFCIYMTKRRYKGKMKTKMATVDKNEGKQEDLELPFFDLATLVKATNNFSIENKLGEGGFGPVYKGTLVDGQEIAIKRLSRSSGQGLKEFRNEVILCAKLQHRNLVKVIGYCIEQEEKMLLYEYMPNKSLDLIIFDTYQSKFLDWQMRFSILNAIARGLLYLHQDSRLRIIHRDLKLSNILLDNDMNPKISDFGLARICGSDQVEGSTSIIVGTHGYMAPEYAIDGLFSTKSDVFSFGVLLLEILSGKKNRAFTLQDNNHNLIDHAWSLWKEGTPEQLIDACLENSYDVFEVVRCIQIGLLCLQHHPNDRPNMTLVVVMLTSKNVLPEPKEPGFLIRRISKEEDSSNRQTSSSVNEASISLLNAR